DNA sequence from the Selenomonas timonae genome:
AGGGTATCAACCTGCGTGCGTATGGACAGCGCAATCCACTTGTCGAGTACAAGATCGAGGCACTCACGATGTTCGAGGAGATGGAGGCGTCCATCATGGATCAGATTGCCTCCCTCATGTACCATGTGAGCATCGTCACCCCGCAGGCTGCAGCGGCACAGGCAGAGGCGCCTGTCTCCGCAGACGGCACGCCGCGTCCCGCGCCCGTTATGGACGAGGGGGCACAGCGCCGCGCCGAGCAGCTGCTTGCACGCGAGCGCTCGAAGCTTGAGGATCACCTCATGAACGCACGCGCCTCGCATGGTGACGAGTCCGTCCCCGCCGAGGCAAAGGCGACAAAGAACGAGGAAGGGAAAAAGGTCGGGCGCAACGATCCGTGTCCCTGCGGCAGCGGCAAGAAGTATAAGAACTGCCACGGGAAGGATAAATAAAAGAGGAGGCCACTACCCAACGTGAACGCCTCGTTCTGCAACCGTTCGCGTGCTTGTATGCTCAAATACCGGCGAATTTCTAAACGCCCTTCGGTTGAACAACGAAATCCGCCGGGGCATACCGCACGCTTTTCCCGGTTGCTCCACTAGGGTTCACTTTTGGGCAGTATACCCCACACCTTGACGCGTGTCAGTCTGATACGGAAATAAATGGAGAATTTAAGGAAACTATGCTGGAAGATCTGAAACCGATACTGAATGATCTGGGCGAAAAGCTCGATCAGATGCGCATCTCTCTGGAGATCCCCGCGAAGGAGGAGAAGATCGCCGAGCTCGAGTACAAGATGAGCGAGCCGTCCTTCTGGGACGATGCGGCGGCGGCGCAAAAGCTGAACCAGGAGCTCGCCGCGCTCAAGGGCGGCGTCGATACCTACGAGGAGCTCAAGGCAAAATACGAGGATGCCGAGACGCTCTACGAGATGGGCATCGAGGAGAACGATCCTACGATGGAGGGTGACATTCGCGCGGAGCTGACCCTCATTGCCGAGGGGCTTGAGACACTCCAGCTTGAGGTGCTGCTCTCGGGCGACTACGACGCAAACGACGCCATCCTCACGCTCCATGCGGGCGCGGGCGGCACGGAGGCACAGGACTGGACGCAGATGCTCCTTAGGATGTACGGGCGCTGGGCAGAGCGGCACGGCTTTACCGTCGAGACCGCCGACCTGCAGCCGGGCGATGAGGCGGGCGTGAAGTCTGCAACCCTCTTTATCAAGGGACACAATGCCTACGGCTTTTTGAAATCCGAGAAGGGCGTGCATCGCCTCGTGCGCATCTCTCCGTTTGACTCGCAGGCGCGGCGCCACACCTCGTTCTCTGCGTGCGATGTGATGCCCGAGATTGACGATGCTGTGGAAGTCCCGATCAATATGGACGATGTGCGCGTCGACTATTTCCGTGCGAGCGGCGCGGGCGGACAGCACATCAACAAGACCTCGTCTGCCGTTCGCATGACGCACGAGCCGACGGGCATCGTCGTGCAGTGTCAGAACGAGCGCTCGCAGCTGCAGAACAAGGAGCAGTGCCTCAAAATGCTCCGTGCAAAGCTCTTTGAGCTCGAGCAGGAGAAGAAGGAAGAGGAGATTGCCAAACTCGAGGGCGTACAGCAGAAGATCGAGTGGGGCAGCCAGATCCGCTCCTATGTATTCCAGCCATATACGATGGTGAAGGACGTGCGTACGAACGCCGAGACGGGCAATGTGCAGGCGGTCATGGACGGGGAGATCGATCCCTTTATCCGTGCGTATCTAAACGCAAAGGCGAATCACGAATTCTAAGGAGAATCCCATGTGGAAAGCATCAGCCGTCGTCCTTGCCATCGTTGTTGCCGTCGCTGCGGGCATCTTTGCGCTTCCCACTGTGGTCACGCATATGATTACGGACGCCTTGCGTGACCGCACGAGCGCGGAGGATGTGCAGATCTCGATCACGGACAGCCCGCGCCTCGTCTTCGGCGAGATCGGTGCACTGGACGGCGTCATCCGACAGGGACGCATCGGGAAGGTGTTCGTGCGCGAGCTGACCGTCACGGGCACGAACCTGCGCTTTGACATGAGGCAGCTCCTCTCCGAGCAGCAGCTTGTCCTCACCGCAGCAGAGAGCGTCGAGATGCGCGGCATCGTCGATGCGGACGCGATTCGCGAGCTCATTACGAATGCAGCGGATAAATTCACCGATGTTGCCGTCACGGTGCATCCGGGAAGCGTCCTCACAACAGCAAAGACGCGCGCGTTCGGACAGACCTTTGAGGTCACGATTGAGGGAGGCTTCTCCATCGTCAGCGGCGACCTCTACTACAAGGCACGCCGTATCTCTGCGCGTGGGATGGGGCTGAATGTGCTGAGTCTCGATGGGCTCTTCCCGGATGTGCTCGTCGCACGAGCTGACACGCTGCCGTTCGGGCTCGCGTTCCAGACCGTCGAGGAGAAGGACGGCGTGGTTATTCTGACGGCGGGGAAATAAGGAATCATACATGAAGAAATTTCACTATCATCCGATCCTCTTGGCGGCGATCCTCGTCGGCTTCATCGCGAGCCTCGTGATCGGCATGGAGCGCCACGCTGTAGAGGAGAACTCACG
Encoded proteins:
- the prfB gene encoding peptide chain release factor 2, translated to MLEDLKPILNDLGEKLDQMRISLEIPAKEEKIAELEYKMSEPSFWDDAAAAQKLNQELAALKGGVDTYEELKAKYEDAETLYEMGIEENDPTMEGDIRAELTLIAEGLETLQLEVLLSGDYDANDAILTLHAGAGGTEAQDWTQMLLRMYGRWAERHGFTVETADLQPGDEAGVKSATLFIKGHNAYGFLKSEKGVHRLVRISPFDSQARRHTSFSACDVMPEIDDAVEVPINMDDVRVDYFRASGAGGQHINKTSSAVRMTHEPTGIVVQCQNERSQLQNKEQCLKMLRAKLFELEQEKKEEEIAKLEGVQQKIEWGSQIRSYVFQPYTMVKDVRTNAETGNVQAVMDGEIDPFIRAYLNAKANHEF
- a CDS encoding DUF2993 domain-containing protein; the protein is MWKASAVVLAIVVAVAAGIFALPTVVTHMITDALRDRTSAEDVQISITDSPRLVFGEIGALDGVIRQGRIGKVFVRELTVTGTNLRFDMRQLLSEQQLVLTAAESVEMRGIVDADAIRELITNAADKFTDVAVTVHPGSVLTTAKTRAFGQTFEVTIEGGFSIVSGDLYYKARRISARGMGLNVLSLDGLFPDVLVARADTLPFGLAFQTVEEKDGVVILTAGK